A portion of the Candidatus Paceibacterota bacterium genome contains these proteins:
- a CDS encoding ammonium transporter, whose protein sequence is MAPTVLNSGDTAWMLASTALVLLMTPGLAFFYGGMVRTKSVLNMMMMSMVTIGIVSILWVIFGFELAFGYKGNSPWYGSFSFSGLGGIVNDFTNNGGVYPIPVLVFAAFQLMFAIITPALISGAVADRTKFTGWAVFVTLWATIVYFPVAHWVFFFGNKVGDTITGAGFLAAKGLEDFAGGTAVHINAGAAGLALALVLGKRVGWKKEAMRPHSLPLVLLGSGLLWFGWFGFNAGSALAANGIAGLAFMNTQVATAAGLLGWILLEKLRDGHPTSLGAASGAVAGLVAITPACAFVAPWAAVVIGLIAGALCALAVGLKYKLGFDDSLDVVGVHLVGGLWGCISIGLFGTSVVNSVGLNGLFYGGGATLLGKQAFGALFVLAYSFIMTLIIGFAIEKTIGLRVSRDSEVEGIDLNEHAETAYELASSSRGGSML, encoded by the coding sequence ATGGCCCCTACAGTCCTCAATTCTGGTGACACCGCCTGGATGCTAGCCAGTACAGCCCTGGTACTGCTCATGACTCCAGGCCTTGCCTTCTTCTACGGCGGAATGGTCCGCACAAAGAGCGTTCTCAATATGATGATGATGTCGATGGTGACCATCGGAATCGTCAGCATCCTCTGGGTTATTTTCGGCTTCGAATTGGCCTTTGGATATAAGGGCAATTCGCCTTGGTATGGATCCTTCTCCTTCTCAGGTCTGGGAGGCATAGTCAATGACTTCACCAATAACGGCGGCGTCTATCCCATCCCGGTCTTAGTTTTCGCTGCATTCCAGTTGATGTTTGCGATCATTACCCCGGCGCTTATCTCTGGCGCAGTCGCAGACCGGACCAAGTTCACTGGTTGGGCAGTTTTCGTAACACTCTGGGCAACCATCGTGTACTTCCCCGTTGCACACTGGGTATTTTTCTTCGGCAACAAAGTTGGAGACACCATCACCGGAGCTGGCTTCTTAGCAGCCAAGGGTCTAGAAGACTTTGCGGGCGGAACCGCTGTACATATCAACGCCGGTGCGGCTGGTCTGGCACTTGCACTGGTTCTGGGAAAGCGCGTGGGATGGAAGAAAGAGGCGATGCGTCCTCACTCACTCCCGCTCGTCTTGCTCGGTTCTGGATTGCTCTGGTTTGGCTGGTTTGGATTCAACGCCGGCTCCGCTCTGGCAGCCAATGGCATTGCAGGTCTTGCCTTCATGAACACTCAAGTGGCAACTGCTGCCGGACTGCTTGGCTGGATTCTGCTGGAGAAGTTGCGCGATGGTCATCCAACATCATTGGGTGCGGCATCTGGTGCGGTAGCAGGCCTGGTTGCAATCACACCGGCATGTGCATTCGTTGCCCCTTGGGCAGCGGTTGTTATCGGATTGATCGCTGGCGCACTCTGCGCACTGGCGGTTGGTCTGAAGTACAAACTTGGATTCGACGACTCCCTCGATGTGGTTGGCGTGCACTTGGTCGGCGGACTCTGGGGATGTATCTCCATCGGACTTTTCGGAACCTCCGTTGTTAACTCAGTTGGCCTCAATGGCCTCTTCTACGGCGGCGGTGCAACGCTCCTTGGTAAGCAGGCTTTTGGCGCACTCTTTGTTCTTGCCTATTCATTCATTATGACTCTTATCATTGGGTTTGCGATTGAAAAGACCATCGGATTGCGCGTCAGTCGCGACTCCGAAGTCGAAGGCATTGATCTCAACGAACATGCAGAAACAGCTTATGAATTGGCAAGTTCATCACGAGGAGGTTCGATGCTATGA
- the ftsY gene encoding signal recognition particle-docking protein FtsY has product MGLFGKILAKITGKPNASAQDWEELEAALLEADLGPEIAHDVLKAARSAKSESATDAIISVLTSSLCDKSREIIKLPTGPTGILVVGINGTGKTTSTAKLAHALAEQDQKVMLAAADTFRAAAVDQLLTWGERLEIEVVRGGEKADPASVAFDAAQQCLAKNMDYLIVDTAGRMHTKNDLMDQLGKVKRVVEKVLPVGEVLLVIDATTGQNGLTQAKVFAEAVDLTGIILTKVDGSAPGGIALVIERTLGIPIKWIGTGESAKDFAPFDPAAYIQSLL; this is encoded by the coding sequence ATGGGGCTGTTTGGCAAGATACTTGCCAAGATCACGGGAAAGCCCAATGCATCTGCGCAGGACTGGGAAGAGTTAGAGGCGGCGTTGCTTGAAGCCGATCTCGGTCCAGAGATCGCGCACGATGTATTGAAAGCGGCTCGCTCTGCAAAGTCGGAGAGTGCGACAGATGCCATCATCTCCGTTCTCACATCCTCGCTCTGCGACAAATCACGCGAGATTATAAAGTTGCCAACCGGGCCAACGGGTATTTTGGTGGTCGGGATCAATGGCACTGGAAAGACAACATCAACTGCGAAGTTGGCCCATGCACTTGCAGAGCAGGATCAGAAAGTCATGCTGGCAGCAGCCGACACTTTCCGCGCAGCGGCCGTGGATCAACTTCTGACATGGGGTGAGCGCCTTGAAATTGAAGTGGTTCGTGGGGGAGAGAAGGCAGATCCAGCATCTGTTGCATTCGATGCGGCCCAGCAATGTCTTGCCAAGAATATGGATTACTTAATTGTTGATACTGCTGGTCGTATGCACACCAAGAATGACTTGATGGACCAACTCGGCAAAGTGAAGCGAGTGGTCGAGAAGGTCCTGCCTGTGGGAGAGGTTCTTCTCGTTATTGATGCCACCACTGGACAGAACGGTCTGACCCAGGCGAAAGTATTTGCAGAGGCTGTTGATCTAACAGGAATTATCTTGACCAAGGTGGACGGTAGTGCCCCTGGCGGGATTGCCCTGGTTATCGAGCGGACCCTAGGTATTCCGATCAAGTGGATAGGCACGGGGGAATCAGCGAAAGATTTCGCACCCTTTGACCCGGCCGCCTATATCCAGTCTTTGCTCTAG
- a CDS encoding MFS transporter — protein MNSMSDSAIIYCPRSILERLTYASAIALSFAVLDASNPTALGLIFVAREVPILVLLLVGGVLADRFPRRFVLAGASFVAGASQLVAAAILIHGSPSIFALACCVAVNGAAGAFSRPAITGLVPQIVSTARLQQANALLGLAPRMIGIVGAALGSWLITSIGSRDRSQTPWWATSLGDDHYRGTRRRDYRRWALL, from the coding sequence ATGAATTCCATGTCGGATAGTGCCATTATTTATTGCCCGCGCTCAATACTTGAACGACTAACGTACGCCAGCGCAATTGCACTCAGTTTTGCCGTTCTTGATGCGAGTAATCCAACCGCGCTTGGTCTTATATTCGTTGCGCGTGAAGTTCCCATATTGGTGTTGCTACTGGTCGGTGGTGTGTTGGCTGATCGATTCCCTCGCCGGTTTGTTTTGGCTGGGGCATCGTTTGTAGCGGGTGCGAGTCAACTTGTTGCCGCAGCGATATTGATACACGGATCACCAAGTATTTTTGCGTTGGCTTGTTGTGTCGCGGTCAATGGTGCCGCTGGGGCTTTCTCACGGCCCGCAATCACCGGATTGGTCCCGCAGATAGTCAGTACTGCTCGATTACAGCAAGCGAATGCACTTCTAGGACTTGCCCCAAGAATGATCGGAATCGTAGGGGCGGCCCTTGGTTCTTGGCTAATCACATCTATTGGGTCCAGAGATCGCTCGCAAACACCTTGGTGGGCCACCAGCTTGGGCGACGATCATTACCGGGGAACTCGTCGGAGGGATTATCGGAGGTGGGCTTTGCTTTAG
- a CDS encoding [protein-PII] uridylyltransferase: protein MGTRERRLRSNESDRELSQLFLAAAEKLPGEVNRGIAGLALAAVGGFGRGELTPGSDLDILILHNGQYSDDELFSFVNALLYPIWDGTTSNASLPRSVDHSVRTPSQTRDIAKADLKVAMGLLDIRFICGDSDLVAKVQQDCLYDWRKESRKRLAELRVLLAERHERMGELAYLLEPDLKEARGGLRDITALRAIAKSGAIEIPLERISNAESSLSNIREALHVVSNRGRDRLLFQEQDKVAQSLRYADADELMGEVAQSARDVDYLMQSTWHRLDHKGKEGLFSRRTKFISVGRGISVAHQELVIDPDAISIHDPGLGLRAAAKAAQLGIHLSMESCVQLAQGLKEGIGVLPNPWPREAREDLVALIGAGSAMIHVWEALDQEGLISAWLPEWSAVRSLPQRNFLHRHTVDRHMVETAVHAALRTRDVHRPDLLLVAALFHDIGKGEMEDHSHRGARLIEPLARRIGFSEPDVATLKVLVEQHLLLAATATRRDLNDPATIISVLARIPDLQTLELLHALSIADGEATGSAAWSNWKARLVADLVERTRAAMTGTTVAPQPELTSEQRAFAEVASLRVEVVVQENEYAVEVISPDRPGLLSIVAGVLNLARLDVRSARTMSHGPSAVMRWIVSLDPNAPVPTAEKIHDAIQAALAGHGDLEKRIQERVKAYGQLPSIPVPPPVVQVVMGASSECTVIEVRSHDQPGLLFRIGDAVTRCRVDIRSAIVTTLGAEAIDTLYLTEIAAGPLSEKRAQEVVERLRGALL from the coding sequence GTGGGGACACGTGAGCGACGATTACGATCGAACGAGAGCGATCGTGAACTGAGCCAGCTTTTCTTGGCAGCCGCCGAGAAACTGCCAGGAGAGGTGAATCGAGGAATTGCTGGGTTAGCACTCGCCGCGGTCGGTGGCTTTGGCCGCGGCGAGTTAACTCCCGGATCTGATCTAGACATTCTTATCCTTCACAACGGTCAATACTCTGACGATGAATTGTTTTCTTTTGTAAATGCACTCCTGTATCCCATCTGGGATGGCACCACATCCAATGCATCACTTCCACGAAGTGTCGACCATTCGGTGCGGACGCCGAGCCAGACACGCGATATCGCAAAAGCAGATCTCAAGGTCGCGATGGGACTTCTCGATATCCGTTTCATTTGCGGTGATTCTGATTTAGTGGCGAAGGTGCAACAAGATTGCCTCTATGACTGGCGCAAAGAATCGCGCAAACGCCTGGCAGAATTACGAGTTCTTCTCGCCGAGCGACATGAGCGAATGGGTGAATTGGCTTATCTTCTCGAACCGGATTTGAAGGAGGCTCGTGGAGGTTTGCGCGATATCACCGCGCTTCGCGCCATCGCTAAATCCGGGGCGATCGAGATTCCGCTGGAGCGAATTAGCAATGCCGAATCCTCCCTTTCCAATATTCGCGAGGCTCTGCACGTTGTGAGCAATCGCGGCCGCGACCGTTTACTTTTCCAGGAGCAGGACAAGGTTGCCCAATCACTTAGGTATGCAGATGCGGATGAGTTAATGGGCGAGGTCGCCCAATCTGCGCGCGATGTCGATTACTTGATGCAATCAACGTGGCACCGCCTCGACCACAAAGGTAAAGAGGGACTCTTCTCGCGCCGCACAAAATTCATAAGTGTCGGGCGCGGAATCAGCGTGGCCCACCAAGAACTCGTTATTGATCCTGACGCAATCTCGATACATGATCCAGGTCTTGGCTTGCGCGCTGCAGCGAAAGCTGCACAACTGGGAATTCACCTCTCCATGGAATCCTGCGTTCAACTAGCGCAAGGGTTGAAAGAAGGAATTGGGGTACTACCCAATCCTTGGCCACGGGAGGCGCGTGAAGATCTTGTCGCGTTAATTGGCGCCGGGAGCGCAATGATCCACGTCTGGGAAGCGCTGGACCAAGAAGGCTTGATATCGGCCTGGTTGCCTGAGTGGAGCGCTGTGCGCAGCCTTCCGCAACGTAATTTTCTCCACCGCCATACCGTTGATCGACACATGGTCGAGACAGCGGTTCATGCAGCATTGCGTACTCGCGATGTGCACCGTCCAGATTTACTTCTTGTGGCCGCGCTTTTTCATGACATTGGGAAAGGTGAGATGGAAGACCACTCGCATCGAGGTGCGCGATTAATTGAGCCGCTGGCAAGAAGAATTGGTTTCAGCGAACCTGATGTCGCAACTCTTAAGGTATTGGTTGAGCAACACTTGTTGCTCGCTGCAACTGCAACCAGACGCGATCTCAATGACCCCGCGACAATTATTTCTGTCCTAGCTCGAATTCCTGACCTACAAACCCTTGAGTTGTTGCACGCGTTGAGCATTGCGGACGGGGAGGCGACGGGAAGTGCGGCATGGAGTAATTGGAAAGCGAGACTTGTGGCAGATTTAGTAGAGCGCACTCGCGCTGCAATGACTGGCACGACTGTGGCACCACAACCTGAACTCACATCCGAACAACGTGCCTTCGCCGAAGTCGCATCCTTACGTGTAGAAGTTGTAGTTCAAGAAAATGAGTATGCAGTTGAAGTAATTTCACCAGACAGACCTGGACTTCTATCGATCGTCGCTGGCGTGCTCAATCTCGCGCGGTTGGATGTGAGATCTGCTCGCACCATGTCGCATGGTCCTTCGGCTGTCATGAGGTGGATCGTCTCTTTGGATCCAAACGCACCAGTCCCCACTGCTGAGAAGATCCATGATGCTATTCAGGCAGCCCTTGCTGGGCATGGTGATCTGGAGAAGCGAATTCAAGAGCGGGTGAAGGCGTATGGCCAATTGCCATCGATTCCTGTTCCGCCACCTGTTGTTCAAGTTGTCATGGGTGCGTCGAGTGAGTGCACCGTGATCGAAGTCCGAAGCCACGACCAACCAGGACTCCTTTTTCGAATAGGCGACGCCGTAACCCGTTGCCGCGTGGACATTCGCTCGGCAATCGTCACAACCCTGGGGGCCGAAGCGATTGATACCCTCTACCTCACAGAAATCGCGGCCGGACCTCTCAGTGAAAAACGCGCCCAAGAGGTCGTCGAGCGGCTCAGAGGCGCACTTCTTTAG
- a CDS encoding P-II family nitrogen regulator, translating into MKLITAILKPFKLDEVKNALQAHGVTGMTVSEASGFGRQGGHTEVYRGAEYTVDLIPKVRLEVLVDDSEAESVIGVIVKAASTGSIGDGKVWSTPVDQVVRVRTGERGPDAI; encoded by the coding sequence ATGAAACTCATAACCGCAATTCTCAAACCCTTCAAACTTGATGAGGTCAAGAACGCTCTGCAAGCACATGGAGTTACTGGCATGACAGTCTCGGAGGCAAGTGGGTTCGGCCGTCAAGGCGGACACACGGAGGTTTATCGAGGCGCGGAATACACAGTGGATCTCATCCCAAAGGTTCGACTAGAAGTTCTTGTCGACGACTCTGAAGCCGAATCCGTTATCGGCGTCATTGTGAAGGCGGCTTCCACCGGATCTATCGGCGATGGAAAAGTCTGGTCCACCCCTGTGGATCAGGTAGTCCGTGTACGCACCGGCGAGCGTGGACCAGATGCCATTTAA
- the ffh gene encoding signal recognition particle protein: MFDSLTSRFSASLNSLRSRGKISAADIENTCLEIRQALLEADVALPVVTEFVENVRLRSLEALPTLQSGSNQAQAIFEIVNQTLVEVLGNEARRVRFSKQPPTVIMLAGLQGAGKTTLAGKLAKYFADQGNTPLLVASDLQRPNAVTQLQVVGDSIGVPVFAPEPGNGVGNAVKVAKDGVAFAKSKLHNMVIVDTAGRLGVDATLMKEAAAIRDAVNPNEILFVVDAMIGQDAVRTAQAFLDGVGFDGVVLTKLDGDARGGAALSIAQLTQRPIMFVSTGEKLTDFDVFYPERMASRILGMGDVATLAEQAKKAFDPVTSAKLETKFATGEDFTLDDFLEQIAAMSKMGSMSKMLSMLPGAGAMKKQIDNFDESEMVRTRAIVESMTPLERRDPKVLNGSRRSRIARGSGRAVSEVNSLVDRFTKAQKMMRQMRNGAMPQGLPPAMYQGAPNMGGPIKKSPPAKKSKSGNPAKRALEERG; this comes from the coding sequence ATGTTCGATTCACTGACTTCGCGCTTCTCCGCCTCGCTCAATTCCCTGCGCTCACGCGGAAAGATCTCGGCCGCCGATATCGAGAACACCTGTTTGGAAATCCGCCAGGCATTGTTGGAGGCCGATGTTGCTCTGCCCGTCGTCACCGAATTTGTCGAGAACGTCCGGCTGCGATCCCTCGAAGCCCTCCCAACTCTGCAGTCCGGTAGCAATCAGGCCCAGGCGATCTTCGAGATCGTCAACCAGACCCTCGTTGAGGTTTTAGGAAACGAAGCCCGTCGAGTCCGCTTCTCCAAGCAACCCCCAACGGTGATCATGCTGGCTGGTCTACAGGGTGCTGGTAAGACAACCCTTGCAGGAAAGTTGGCGAAATATTTCGCCGACCAAGGAAACACACCACTTCTCGTTGCTTCAGATTTACAGCGTCCCAACGCGGTCACTCAATTGCAAGTTGTAGGTGACAGTATCGGCGTTCCAGTTTTCGCGCCCGAACCGGGCAACGGAGTTGGCAATGCCGTTAAGGTTGCCAAAGACGGCGTCGCCTTTGCCAAATCCAAGTTACATAACATGGTCATTGTCGATACCGCCGGTCGTTTAGGCGTTGATGCCACATTGATGAAGGAAGCTGCCGCGATACGCGATGCGGTTAACCCAAATGAAATTCTTTTCGTAGTTGACGCAATGATCGGTCAAGACGCAGTGCGCACTGCGCAGGCATTCCTAGATGGTGTGGGTTTTGATGGCGTCGTCCTCACAAAACTCGACGGCGATGCACGAGGCGGCGCCGCACTTTCGATCGCGCAACTTACCCAGCGTCCGATCATGTTTGTCTCCACGGGAGAGAAACTTACTGACTTTGACGTCTTCTACCCAGAGCGGATGGCTTCGCGAATTCTCGGGATGGGCGATGTTGCAACCCTTGCTGAGCAGGCGAAAAAAGCTTTCGATCCCGTCACTTCAGCGAAGTTGGAGACTAAATTCGCAACAGGTGAGGACTTCACACTTGATGATTTTCTAGAGCAGATTGCCGCAATGTCCAAGATGGGATCGATGTCCAAGATGCTCTCCATGCTTCCGGGTGCGGGAGCAATGAAAAAGCAAATCGATAATTTTGACGAGTCTGAAATGGTTCGCACGCGCGCCATTGTTGAATCGATGACACCACTTGAGCGGCGCGATCCCAAGGTTCTCAACGGCTCTCGTCGCTCGCGCATTGCACGGGGAAGCGGTCGCGCTGTCTCTGAAGTGAATTCATTGGTCGATCGCTTCACCAAAGCGCAGAAGATGATGCGCCAGATGCGAAATGGGGCAATGCCGCAAGGACTTCCACCGGCGATGTACCAAGGTGCGCCTAATATGGGCGGCCCGATAAAGAAGAGTCCGCCCGCGAAAAAATCTAAATCTGGCAATCCTGCAAAGCGCGCCCTCGAGGAGCGCGGCTAA
- a CDS encoding arsenite methyltransferase, which produces MNDIKNDEIRQAVREQYAKVAEDDSCGCSTSCCTPGSSGDGMSILLGYSADDTTAVPVGSDMGLGCGNPQVIANLKPGEMVLDLGSGGGFDVFLAARQVQNHGHVIGVDMTPAMVTKARANAEVGGYRNVEFRLGEIEHLPVADSTVDVIISNCVINLSPDKPAVFADAFRVLKAGGRLAITDVVGSAAIPNELREDLALYTGCISGASMVDEIVAMLVTSGFEQVCVTPKDESKTFMESWAPGKGITDYVVSATIEAVKPVAAESTFMQY; this is translated from the coding sequence ATGAATGACATCAAGAACGACGAAATCCGCCAGGCAGTACGCGAGCAGTACGCCAAGGTTGCCGAGGATGACTCGTGCGGCTGCAGCACATCGTGTTGCACGCCGGGCTCGTCGGGCGATGGAATGTCTATCCTGCTCGGCTATTCGGCCGATGACACAACTGCTGTGCCAGTGGGCTCCGATATGGGTCTCGGGTGCGGCAATCCGCAGGTAATCGCAAACCTCAAGCCCGGGGAGATGGTTCTCGATCTCGGCAGCGGTGGTGGGTTCGATGTTTTCCTCGCCGCCCGACAGGTTCAAAACCACGGACATGTAATCGGTGTCGACATGACCCCGGCGATGGTGACGAAGGCTCGCGCTAACGCAGAAGTAGGTGGGTATCGCAATGTCGAGTTCCGTTTGGGCGAAATCGAACACCTACCAGTCGCCGACAGTACTGTGGACGTGATCATCTCCAACTGCGTGATCAACTTATCTCCAGATAAACCCGCAGTGTTCGCCGACGCCTTCCGAGTCCTGAAAGCGGGCGGCCGACTCGCCATCACTGATGTCGTTGGGTCTGCCGCCATCCCCAATGAGTTGCGTGAGGATCTTGCACTTTATACCGGGTGCATATCTGGTGCCTCAATGGTGGACGAGATCGTCGCGATGTTAGTTACGTCAGGCTTCGAGCAAGTTTGTGTAACCCCGAAGGATGAGAGTAAGACATTCATGGAAAGTTGGGCACCTGGTAAAGGCATTACCGACTACGTCGTCTCCGCGACGATAGAGGCGGTAAAACCCGTTGCTGCAGAGTCGACATTTATGCAATACTGA